In Geminocystis sp. NIES-3709, a single genomic region encodes these proteins:
- a CDS encoding (Fe-S)-binding protein, with protein sequence MNILPTSEFNLSSENIKGFDLKNPPSQSLVDQCVHCGFCLSTCPSYRVIGKEMDSPRGRIYLMNAINQGQASLDDSTAPHFDSCLGCLACVSTCPSGVQYDQLIAAVRPQVERNQPRNLWENFLRTIIFNLFPYPARLSLFLPLLWFYQISGLQTLVRKTGVLKFFPRIASMESILPHINLKSLYKKYPYTIPAKGEKRYRVGVILGCVQRLFFDSVNEATVRVLTANGCEVVIPQTQGCCAALPAHQGQENQAQSLARQMIDSFTDTQVDYIIINAAGCGHTLKEYHHILAEDLAYLSKAKDFVSKVRDIHEFLGEIGLNTDLLPITNDTVKVVYQDACHLLHGQKISLQPRQLLQKIPNLELKEPLDNALCCGSAGVYNLLQPDVGNELGEQKVRNLLSTGAKIIASPNPGCSLQISKHLQLQGKEIKIIHPIEFLDYSIRGEMIK encoded by the coding sequence ATGAATATCTTGCCTACATCAGAATTTAACTTATCTTCAGAAAATATTAAAGGCTTTGACTTAAAAAATCCGCCTTCACAATCTTTAGTTGATCAATGTGTACATTGCGGTTTCTGCTTATCCACTTGCCCTAGTTATCGAGTAATCGGCAAAGAAATGGATTCCCCTAGGGGTAGAATTTATCTCATGAATGCCATTAATCAAGGACAAGCATCCCTAGATGATAGCACAGCCCCCCATTTTGACAGTTGTTTAGGATGTTTAGCCTGTGTTAGCACCTGTCCTTCTGGAGTACAATATGATCAGTTAATTGCGGCAGTGCGCCCTCAAGTAGAAAGAAATCAACCTCGCAACCTCTGGGAAAATTTCCTCCGCACTATTATTTTTAATTTATTTCCCTATCCCGCAAGATTAAGTCTATTTTTACCTCTACTTTGGTTTTATCAAATATCAGGTTTACAAACCCTTGTTAGAAAAACAGGTGTACTTAAATTTTTTCCCCGTATCGCTTCTATGGAGTCAATTTTGCCTCATATTAATCTTAAATCTCTCTACAAAAAATATCCCTATACTATTCCTGCCAAGGGCGAAAAAAGGTATCGAGTCGGTGTTATTTTAGGATGTGTGCAAAGATTGTTTTTTGACTCAGTAAATGAAGCGACTGTAAGAGTTTTAACTGCCAATGGTTGTGAAGTGGTGATTCCCCAAACTCAAGGATGTTGTGCCGCCTTACCAGCCCATCAAGGGCAAGAAAATCAGGCTCAAAGTCTTGCCCGTCAAATGATTGATAGTTTTACGGATACACAAGTTGATTATATTATCATCAATGCGGCTGGTTGTGGTCATACTCTTAAAGAATATCATCATATTTTAGCTGAGGACTTAGCTTATTTATCAAAAGCTAAAGACTTTGTCAGTAAAGTCAGAGATATTCATGAATTTTTAGGAGAAATAGGCTTAAATACAGATTTATTACCCATTACCAATGATACAGTTAAGGTAGTGTATCAAGACGCTTGTCATCTATTACACGGACAAAAAATTAGTTTACAACCTCGTCAATTATTACAAAAAATACCTAATTTAGAGTTAAAAGAACCTTTAGATAACGCTTTATGTTGCGGAAGTGCTGGAGTTTACAATTTATTACAACCTGACGTGGGCAATGAATTAGGTGAGCAAAAAGTCCGTAATTTGTTGAGTACCGGTGCTAAAATAATTGCTTCTCCTAACCCCGGATGTTCTTTACAAATATCAAAACATTTACAATTACAAGGAAAGGAAATTAAAATTATTCACCCGATCGAGTTTTTAGATTATTCTATTAGAGGAGAAATGATTAAGTAA
- a CDS encoding M3 family metallopeptidase, which translates to MTTVSNPLLIGEGLPPFNDIKSDHIVPAIEQLLTELDAELSHLEAHFQPTWKGLVVPLNHIEERLRWSWGIIGHLMGVKNSPELRTAYETVQPQLVQFANKLSQSKALYEGFTKIRYSQEWDSFESAQKRIIESAIKDAELSGVALEGEKKERFNQIQLELAELSTKFSNNVLDSTKAFQLRLTTPEEIDGLPASLLSLSAQTARSEGDEDATPENGPWVITLDYPSYVPFLKFSNREDLREKVYRAFISRAGSGEFDNNPLITKILTLKREVAHILGYSNYAQVSLAKKMADSVESVEKLLEELRVVSYSAAQQELKELKEFAKIDNLNPWDVSYWAEKQRETKFNFTEEELRPYFSLNQVLEGLFGLAKRIFGIIITPADGNAPVWHEDVRYFQVANENNEVIAHFYLDAYSRPSEKRGGAWMDDCLGRAKFEQNGKIITRLPVAYLTCNQTPPIDDKPSLMTFGEVETLFHEFGHGLQHMLTVIDYSGASGINNVEWDAVELPSQFMENWCLEKNTLFGMAKHYETGETLPYHYYEKLLASKNYMSGSAMLRQLHFSFLDLELHSRYQPDGKETPHQVRDRIAQTTTVMIPLSEDQFLCGFGHIFAGGYSAGYYSYKWAEVLSADAFSAFEEVGLEDENSIAKVGRRFRDTVLALGGSLSPMEVFKQFRGRQPNTQPLLRHSGLLMV; encoded by the coding sequence ATGACTACTGTTAGCAATCCCCTACTAATAGGTGAAGGATTACCACCATTTAATGATATTAAATCAGATCATATCGTTCCTGCTATCGAACAATTATTAACGGAATTAGACGCAGAATTAAGCCACCTAGAAGCACATTTTCAACCCACATGGAAAGGTTTAGTTGTGCCATTAAATCACATTGAAGAAAGATTAAGATGGAGTTGGGGTATAATCGGGCATCTCATGGGAGTAAAAAATAGTCCTGAGTTGCGTACCGCTTACGAAACAGTACAACCTCAATTAGTACAATTTGCTAATAAATTAAGTCAAAGTAAGGCTTTGTATGAAGGATTTACCAAGATTAGGTATAGTCAGGAGTGGGATAGTTTCGAGTCAGCACAAAAAAGAATTATCGAATCAGCGATTAAAGATGCAGAATTATCAGGTGTTGCCCTAGAAGGCGAAAAAAAAGAGCGTTTTAATCAAATTCAGTTAGAATTAGCAGAATTATCGACTAAATTTTCTAATAATGTCCTTGATTCGACTAAAGCATTTCAACTGCGTCTGACTACCCCAGAAGAAATTGATGGTTTACCGGCTAGTTTACTTAGTTTATCGGCACAAACCGCTAGAAGCGAAGGAGATGAAGATGCCACTCCTGAAAACGGCCCTTGGGTGATAACCTTAGATTATCCAAGTTATGTGCCTTTTCTTAAATTCAGTAACAGAGAAGATTTAAGAGAGAAAGTTTATAGGGCATTTATTAGTCGTGCAGGAAGTGGAGAATTTGACAATAATCCCTTAATTACCAAAATTTTGACTTTAAAACGGGAAGTTGCCCATATTTTAGGTTATTCTAACTATGCGCAGGTAAGCCTAGCGAAAAAAATGGCGGATAGTGTTGAATCTGTAGAGAAATTGTTGGAAGAATTGCGAGTAGTAAGTTATTCCGCCGCGCAACAGGAATTAAAAGAGTTAAAAGAATTTGCTAAAATTGACAATTTAAACCCTTGGGATGTGAGTTATTGGGCAGAAAAACAACGAGAGACAAAATTTAACTTCACGGAGGAAGAATTACGCCCTTATTTTTCCTTAAATCAAGTATTAGAGGGTTTATTTGGGTTAGCAAAACGAATTTTTGGTATTATTATTACTCCGGCTGATGGAAATGCTCCTGTTTGGCATGAGGATGTGAGATATTTCCAAGTCGCCAACGAAAATAATGAAGTTATCGCCCATTTTTATCTTGATGCTTATTCTCGCCCATCGGAAAAAAGAGGAGGCGCATGGATGGATGACTGTTTAGGTAGGGCAAAGTTTGAGCAAAATGGTAAGATTATCACCCGTCTTCCAGTGGCTTATCTTACTTGTAATCAAACTCCTCCCATTGATGATAAACCCAGTTTGATGACTTTTGGTGAAGTTGAGACTCTATTCCATGAATTTGGCCATGGTTTACAACATATGTTAACGGTGATTGACTATTCAGGTGCATCGGGAATTAATAATGTGGAATGGGATGCGGTGGAGTTGCCAAGTCAGTTTATGGAAAATTGGTGTTTAGAGAAAAATACTCTCTTTGGTATGGCTAAACATTATGAGACGGGGGAAACTTTACCTTATCACTATTACGAAAAATTGTTGGCTTCTAAAAATTATATGAGTGGCTCTGCAATGTTACGTCAACTACATTTTAGCTTCCTCGATTTAGAGTTACATTCTCGTTATCAACCTGATGGCAAAGAAACACCTCACCAAGTACGCGATCGCATAGCTCAAACTACTACAGTTATGATACCATTATCGGAAGATCAATTTTTATGTGGTTTCGGACATATTTTCGCTGGGGGTTATTCCGCTGGTTACTATAGCTATAAATGGGCTGAAGTACTTAGTGCAGATGCTTTTTCTGCTTTTGAAGAAGTGGGTTTAGAAGATGAAAACTCGATCGCAAAAGTAGGCAGACGTTTTCGTGATACCGTGTTAGCATTAGGCGGTAGTTTATCACCAATGGAAGTCTTTAAACAATTCCGAGGGCGACAACCTAATACTCAACCTTTATTAAGACACAGTGGATTATTAATGGTGTAA
- a CDS encoding DUF1824 family protein, translated as MTLEVDQALKLLKEFSCVDVKLVESEIQKQQLQEALKLIVSLSDDQNFGICASSVSQAFNTLKNYLQALEYNHNIEDNLSLENNPVYLKFSTERKSYNLSDYQGKYRGVLITIFSDFNDRIVGTYGYLPLNLFS; from the coding sequence ATGACCCTAGAAGTAGATCAAGCATTAAAATTATTAAAAGAATTTAGTTGTGTTGATGTTAAATTAGTGGAATCGGAGATACAAAAGCAACAGTTACAAGAGGCCTTAAAATTAATAGTTAGTTTATCTGATGATCAAAATTTCGGTATTTGTGCTTCATCTGTTTCACAAGCCTTTAATACTTTAAAAAACTATTTACAAGCATTAGAATATAATCATAATATTGAAGATAATTTATCCCTAGAGAATAATCCTGTTTATCTTAAATTTAGCACAGAAAGAAAATCTTATAATTTAAGTGATTATCAAGGAAAATATCGAGGCGTTTTAATTACTATTTTTTCTGATTTTAACGATCGAATTGTTGGTACTTATGGTTATTTACCTTTAAATTTATTTTCATAA
- the cphA gene encoding cyanophycin synthetase, with translation MKILKTQTLRGPNYWSIRRQKLIQMRLDLEDVAEKPSNLIPGFYEGLVKILPSLVEHFCSRDHRGGFLERVQEGTYMGHIIEHIALELQELAGMPVGFGRTRETSTPGIYNVVFEYVYEEAGRYAGRAAVRLCNSIITTGVYSPEELAQDLSDLRDLRANSALGPSTETIIKEAEARQIPWMLLSARAMVQLGYGANQQRIQATLSNKSSILGVELACDKEGTKTTLAEAGIPVPRGTVIYYLDELADAIADVGGYPIVLKPLDGNHGRGITIDINSQQEAEEAYDLASAASKSRAVIVERYYKGNDHRILVINGKLIAVSERIPAHVIGNGHSTIEELIQETNEHPDRGDGHDNILTRISVDRTSMGVLKRQGFEMDTVLKEGEVAYLRATANLSTGGIAIDRTDEIHPQNIWIAERVAKIIGLDIAGIDVVTPDITKPLNEVDGVIVEVNAAPGFRMHVAPSKGLPRNVAAPVLDMLFPNNHPSRIPILAVTGTNGKTTTTRLLAHIYRQTGKVVGYTSTDGIYLGDYMVEKGDNTGPVSAGVILRDPTVEVAVLECARGGILRSGLAFESCDVGLVLNVAEDHLGLGDIDTIEQMAKVKGVIAESVNADGYAVLNADDPLVAQMAKNVKGKVAYFSMNANNPIIIDHLRRNGMAAMYENGYLSIFEGEWTLRIEKAENIPVTMKGMAPFMIANALAASLAAFVHGIDIELIRQGVRTFNPGADQTPGRMNLFDMKDFSVLIDYAHNPAGYLAVGEFVKNWKGDRLGVVGGPGDRRDEDLMLLGKIASQIFDHIIVKEDDDNRGRDRGTVADLIVKGIVGENPQASYDVILDETEAIETGLRKVNKDGLVVIFPESVTRSISMIEKYQS, from the coding sequence ATGAAAATCCTCAAAACACAAACCCTACGGGGGCCAAACTATTGGAGTATCCGCAGACAAAAATTGATCCAGATGCGTCTGGATTTGGAAGACGTAGCCGAAAAACCATCTAACCTGATACCGGGGTTTTATGAAGGTTTGGTGAAAATATTACCTTCTTTAGTCGAACACTTCTGTTCTAGGGATCATCGTGGTGGCTTCTTAGAAAGAGTGCAAGAAGGGACTTATATGGGTCATATTATTGAACATATTGCTCTAGAATTACAAGAATTAGCTGGGATGCCTGTAGGTTTTGGTCGCACCAGAGAAACTTCAACTCCCGGAATTTATAACGTCGTGTTTGAGTATGTTTATGAAGAAGCAGGACGATATGCTGGTAGAGCCGCCGTCAGACTTTGTAATTCTATTATTACAACAGGTGTTTATAGCCCTGAAGAATTAGCTCAAGATTTGTCAGATTTACGGGATTTACGGGCAAATTCTGCGTTAGGCCCCTCGACTGAAACGATTATCAAAGAAGCAGAAGCTCGACAAATTCCTTGGATGTTGCTTAGTGCTAGAGCAATGGTACAGTTAGGCTATGGTGCTAATCAACAACGTATTCAAGCGACTTTAAGCAATAAATCTAGTATTTTGGGGGTTGAGTTAGCCTGTGATAAAGAAGGTACTAAAACCACTTTAGCAGAAGCTGGTATTCCTGTTCCTAGAGGTACAGTAATCTATTATCTGGATGAATTGGCCGATGCCATCGCCGATGTCGGTGGTTATCCCATCGTTCTCAAGCCCTTAGACGGGAATCATGGTAGAGGCATTACCATTGATATAAACTCTCAACAAGAAGCAGAGGAGGCTTATGATTTAGCAAGTGCGGCTTCCAAAAGTCGAGCGGTGATTGTGGAAAGATATTATAAAGGCAATGATCATCGTATTTTAGTGATCAACGGTAAACTTATCGCCGTATCAGAAAGAATCCCCGCCCATGTAATAGGAAACGGACACTCTACCATTGAGGAGTTAATTCAAGAAACTAACGAACATCCCGATCGAGGAGACGGTCATGATAACATATTGACTAGGATCAGTGTCGATCGTACTTCTATGGGAGTGTTAAAAAGACAGGGTTTTGAAATGGATACCGTCCTCAAAGAAGGAGAAGTGGCTTATTTACGGGCAACAGCGAATCTAAGTACTGGGGGTATCGCTATCGATCGTACTGATGAAATACATCCTCAAAATATTTGGATAGCAGAAAGAGTCGCCAAAATTATTGGCTTGGACATTGCAGGTATTGATGTTGTTACCCCAGATATAACCAAACCTTTAAATGAAGTGGATGGGGTGATTGTGGAAGTAAACGCAGCCCCCGGATTTAGGATGCACGTTGCCCCCAGTAAAGGCTTACCACGAAACGTAGCCGCTCCTGTGCTGGACATGTTATTCCCAAATAATCATCCTAGTCGTATCCCCATTTTAGCGGTGACAGGGACAAACGGAAAAACTACGACAACTCGCTTACTAGCTCATATCTACCGTCAAACAGGAAAAGTTGTCGGTTATACCAGCACCGATGGTATTTATTTAGGAGATTATATGGTGGAAAAAGGAGATAATACAGGCCCTGTGAGTGCAGGTGTTATCTTAAGAGATCCCACTGTCGAAGTAGCAGTGCTAGAGTGTGCCAGAGGCGGAATTTTACGATCGGGTTTAGCCTTTGAAAGCTGTGATGTAGGTTTAGTGTTAAATGTGGCAGAAGATCATTTGGGATTAGGAGACATCGACACGATCGAACAAATGGCAAAAGTTAAAGGGGTGATCGCTGAGTCCGTTAATGCCGATGGTTATGCCGTTCTCAACGCAGACGATCCTTTAGTAGCACAAATGGCTAAAAATGTCAAGGGTAAAGTAGCTTATTTTTCCATGAATGCTAACAACCCAATTATTATTGATCATTTACGGCGTAATGGCATGGCAGCAATGTATGAAAATGGTTATCTCTCTATTTTTGAAGGGGAGTGGACATTAAGGATCGAAAAAGCAGAAAACATCCCCGTTACCATGAAAGGTATGGCACCTTTTATGATTGCTAATGCTTTAGCGGCTTCTTTAGCGGCATTTGTTCACGGTATCGATATTGAATTAATCCGTCAAGGGGTGCGTACTTTCAACCCCGGTGCAGATCAAACCCCCGGCAGAATGAATCTTTTTGACATGAAAGATTTTTCTGTATTAATTGACTATGCTCATAATCCGGCAGGTTATTTAGCCGTAGGGGAGTTTGTCAAAAACTGGAAAGGCGATCGTCTTGGAGTTGTAGGAGGGCCAGGTGACAGACGAGATGAGGATTTGATGCTTTTAGGTAAAATTGCTTCTCAGATTTTTGATCATATCATCGTGAAAGAAGATGACGATAATCGAGGGCGTGATCGAGGTACTGTAGCTGATTTAATTGTAAAAGGTATTGTTGGGGAAAATCCTCAAGCTAGTTATGATGTCATCTTAGATGAAACCGAAGCGATCGAAACAGGATTAAGAAAAGTTAACAAAGATGGATTAGTCGTCATTTTCCCTGAAAGTGTCACCAGATCGATCTCTATGATTGAAAAATATCAGTCTTAG
- a CDS encoding cyanophycinase: MKQYLRSSVLVIGGAEDKVHGKEILQSFWHCAGGTDAIIGIIPSASREPTIIGDRYVSIFGEMGAKDLKVLDVRDRIQGEDKEYQEYVEKCTGIFMTGGDQLRLCGLLADTPLMERIRQRVKLGEVTLGGTSAGAAVMGHHMIAGGSSGESPNRALVDMAMGLGIIPEVIVDQHFHNRNRMARLLSALSNHPERLGIGIDEDTCAVFQKDEYIEVIGKGTVTIVDGQAMSYTNHGKVAAEEPLALHNLRLHILGHGDRYNRKTHQPIAGRIE; the protein is encoded by the coding sequence ATGAAGCAATATCTTAGAAGTTCTGTCCTAGTCATAGGAGGTGCAGAAGATAAAGTCCACGGCAAAGAAATTTTACAAAGTTTTTGGCATTGTGCTGGTGGTACTGATGCAATTATAGGAATTATTCCCTCCGCCTCCCGTGAACCTACTATTATTGGCGATCGATATGTTAGTATTTTTGGGGAAATGGGAGCAAAAGATTTAAAAGTACTAGATGTCAGAGATCGTATTCAAGGAGAAGATAAAGAGTATCAAGAATATGTGGAAAAATGTACGGGTATTTTTATGACAGGAGGAGATCAACTTAGATTATGTGGTTTATTAGCGGATACTCCTCTTATGGAAAGAATTCGTCAACGAGTGAAGTTAGGAGAAGTTACCCTCGGAGGTACCAGTGCTGGTGCCGCAGTTATGGGACATCACATGATCGCAGGTGGTAGTAGTGGAGAATCTCCTAATCGTGCTTTAGTTGATATGGCTATGGGATTAGGCATCATTCCTGAAGTGATTGTAGATCAACATTTTCATAACCGTAACCGTATGGCAAGATTATTAAGCGCCCTATCTAATCATCCCGAAAGATTAGGTATTGGTATTGATGAAGATACTTGTGCCGTTTTTCAAAAAGATGAGTATATTGAAGTAATTGGAAAAGGTACAGTGACGATCGTTGATGGTCAAGCCATGAGTTATACTAATCACGGAAAAGTTGCGGCAGAAGAACCTCTTGCACTACATAATCTGCGTTTACATATTCTTGGTCATGGCGATCGTTATAACCGCAAAACCCATCAACCTATTGCGGGAAGGATTGAATAG
- the cofG gene encoding 7,8-didemethyl-8-hydroxy-5-deazariboflavin synthase subunit CofG, which yields MSKIITYSPAFTIVPTYECFNRCSYCNFRSDPYESPWLELHTAKNMLSNLINKGIIEILILSGEIHPKSTRRQPWIRRIYDLAKLALSMGFLPHTNVGVLSFEEMSLLKEVNVSMGLMLEQLTPNLLNTVHRHAPTKIPELRLQQLEWAGMLKIPFTTGILLGIGETLQERIESLKAIDKIQAKWGHIQEIILQPYVKGSQEELQGNSITISEIFEIISIARDILPESITLQIPPNLIEKETTLLKSLELGIKDLGGIVPKDEVNPDYHHQNLMILAKTLNKAGWKLKPRLPVYPQYYSWLSNNLQRTIEDIIRKKPSDFVH from the coding sequence ATGTCTAAAATAATAACCTATAGTCCAGCTTTTACTATTGTGCCGACTTATGAGTGTTTTAATCGTTGTAGCTATTGTAATTTCAGGAGTGATCCTTATGAAAGTCCTTGGTTAGAATTACATACGGCTAAAAATATGTTATCTAATCTTATAAATAAAGGGATTATTGAAATATTAATTTTAAGTGGAGAAATTCACCCTAAATCCACCAGAAGACAACCATGGATACGGCGAATTTATGATTTGGCAAAGTTAGCTTTATCTATGGGATTTTTGCCTCATACAAATGTGGGAGTATTGAGTTTCGAGGAGATGTCGTTATTGAAAGAGGTTAATGTTTCTATGGGGTTGATGTTGGAGCAGTTAACTCCTAATCTCTTAAATACAGTCCATCGTCATGCGCCTACAAAAATTCCTGAATTACGGTTACAACAATTAGAGTGGGCTGGTATGCTTAAAATTCCTTTTACTACTGGCATTCTTTTAGGGATTGGGGAGACTTTACAAGAGCGAATTGAAAGTTTAAAAGCGATCGACAAAATACAGGCTAAATGGGGTCATATTCAAGAAATTATATTACAACCTTATGTTAAAGGTTCTCAGGAAGAATTACAAGGAAATTCCATCACAATATCAGAAATTTTTGAAATTATTTCGATCGCCCGTGATATATTACCAGAAAGCATTACTTTACAAATACCTCCGAATTTGATTGAAAAAGAAACAACTTTATTAAAAAGTTTAGAGTTAGGAATAAAAGATTTAGGGGGTATCGTGCCGAAAGATGAAGTAAATCCTGACTATCATCATCAAAATCTCATGATTTTAGCCAAAACTCTCAATAAAGCTGGTTGGAAATTAAAACCTCGTTTACCTGTCTATCCTCAATACTATTCTTGGTTATCAAATAACTTACAAAGAACGATCGAAGATATAATAAGAAAAAAACCATCTGACTTTGTGCATTGA
- a CDS encoding pentapeptide repeat-containing protein — translation MILVNFFTFILTFILTFTTLINSVQALDYTKRDLFEADFSGQNLSGSTFNKANLRSSNLSNANLQKVSFFGANMDSANLEGADLRNAVLDSARLTRANLHNAILEGAFATNTKFEKANIEGADFTDVILRPDVEEILCANAIGTNPVTGRNTRDTLYCE, via the coding sequence ATGATTTTAGTTAATTTTTTTACTTTTATATTGACATTTATACTTACTTTTACTACTTTAATTAATTCTGTACAAGCCTTAGATTATACTAAAAGAGACTTATTTGAAGCAGATTTTTCAGGACAAAATTTAAGCGGTTCAACCTTTAATAAAGCGAACCTGCGCAGTAGTAACTTAAGTAATGCTAATCTACAAAAAGTGAGTTTTTTTGGTGCTAATATGGATTCAGCAAATCTCGAAGGTGCTGATTTAAGAAATGCCGTTTTAGATTCTGCTAGACTCACAAGGGCAAATCTTCATAACGCTATTCTTGAAGGTGCTTTTGCCACTAACACCAAATTTGAAAAAGCCAATATCGAAGGTGCTGATTTTACTGATGTTATTTTACGCCCGGATGTGGAAGAAATTTTGTGTGCAAATGCCATCGGCACTAATCCTGTTACTGGCAGAAACACCCGTGATACTCTTTATTGTGAATAG